The following coding sequences are from one Paenibacillus stellifer window:
- a CDS encoding MFS transporter — protein MQANTLLKSPKQRKLLLSAGFSWMFDAMDVGMISFVVAALAKEWSLSSGQIGLLTSINSLGMAAGAAAAGILADKYGRKNILLWTLLIFSVATGLSALAASFAILCVLRFIAGFGLGGELPVASTLVSESVEPRERGRAVVLLESFWALGWIVSALIAYFIIPGYGWRIALVIGAVPVLYALYLRRAIDDSPRFEGIRKKPVPLGERFAAVWSSEHRRSTLMLWILWFTVIFSYYGIFLWLPSVMVIKGFSLVRSFEYTLIMTLAQLPGYFTAAYFIEKFGRKFVLVVYLVFTALSAVWFGYASTEGTLIAAGICLSFFNLGAWGGMYAYTPELYPTSVRSTGVGLAASFGRIGGIIAPLLVGVLVGRSVGLPSIFVLFFVTILIGAAAVLFLGRETKGIDLD, from the coding sequence ATGCAAGCCAATACATTGTTAAAAAGCCCGAAGCAGCGCAAGCTGCTGCTGAGCGCGGGCTTCAGCTGGATGTTCGATGCGATGGATGTCGGAATGATCTCCTTCGTCGTGGCGGCGCTGGCCAAGGAATGGAGCCTGTCTTCGGGACAGATCGGTCTCCTGACCAGCATCAATTCGCTCGGCATGGCGGCAGGAGCCGCTGCGGCGGGCATTCTGGCCGACAAATACGGCCGCAAAAATATTCTGCTCTGGACGCTGTTGATCTTCTCCGTAGCTACAGGGCTGTCGGCGCTTGCAGCGAGCTTCGCGATTTTGTGTGTACTGCGTTTTATCGCGGGCTTCGGACTTGGGGGAGAGCTTCCCGTAGCCTCAACTCTTGTCTCCGAGAGCGTGGAACCAAGGGAACGGGGAAGAGCTGTTGTGCTTCTGGAGAGCTTCTGGGCGTTAGGGTGGATCGTGTCCGCACTTATCGCATATTTCATCATTCCCGGATACGGGTGGCGCATTGCGCTGGTGATTGGGGCCGTACCGGTCTTATATGCCCTATATTTGCGGCGAGCGATCGATGATTCACCTAGATTTGAGGGCATCCGCAAGAAGCCCGTACCGCTTGGGGAACGGTTCGCAGCCGTCTGGTCTTCCGAACACCGGCGTTCCACGCTGATGCTGTGGATTCTGTGGTTTACCGTGATCTTCTCCTACTACGGCATCTTTCTGTGGCTGCCATCCGTTATGGTGATTAAAGGCTTCAGCCTGGTGCGCAGCTTCGAATATACGCTGATTATGACGCTGGCGCAGCTTCCGGGATATTTCACTGCCGCCTACTTCATTGAGAAATTCGGACGGAAATTCGTGCTTGTCGTGTATCTGGTCTTCACAGCCCTCAGCGCGGTGTGGTTCGGGTATGCCTCGACGGAGGGAACACTAATCGCCGCGGGCATCTGTCTCTCCTTCTTCAATCTGGGCGCATGGGGCGGCATGTATGCTTATACACCGGAACTATACCCTACCAGCGTGCGTTCTACGGGAGTGGGACTTGCTGCCTCCTTCGGCCGGATCGGGGGCATTATTGCACCGCTGCTTGTCGGCGTTCTGGTGGGGCGCTCGGTAGGCCTCCCGTCCATCTTCGTGTTGTTCTTCGTTACAATCCTGATCGGGGCGGCGGCGGTGCTGTTCCTGGGCCGGGAGACGAAGGGGATAGATTTGGACTAG
- a CDS encoding DUF1836 domain-containing protein, with protein sequence MESLTLTRVEMSALLLALRGMSAETPLHIFQEAWSRHHRRHAEEGNPLQDLRSTELPPIVLKMMKKGDAKGLSLQEIAALGALIEYSTISITAMQNWVKRDFKEYLGAPREGKKYSINQAAMLFMVEDLKSSLDFRSISRLFRKLFLKPERDDDDLLEPVRLYSAYAQLFEEHRQLTASPAGEPAPEVEAASDRLTGDAMSAAAEKAVTQLVHLNRRQRETVRNTLIIAAISVQACCFQALARQYFHASLFLDF encoded by the coding sequence TTGGAATCATTAACCTTGACCCGTGTGGAAATGTCTGCCCTTCTGCTTGCGCTTAGGGGAATGTCGGCTGAAACGCCGCTGCATATTTTTCAGGAAGCCTGGAGCCGGCATCACCGCCGTCATGCGGAGGAAGGGAACCCCTTGCAAGATTTGCGATCGACGGAGCTGCCGCCTATCGTACTTAAAATGATGAAAAAGGGAGACGCCAAAGGATTGTCACTTCAGGAAATCGCAGCTCTCGGCGCCCTTATCGAGTATTCCACAATATCCATTACCGCCATGCAGAATTGGGTTAAACGGGATTTCAAAGAATACCTGGGCGCTCCCCGGGAAGGGAAGAAGTACTCGATTAATCAAGCGGCTATGCTCTTTATGGTTGAGGACTTAAAATCGTCGCTGGACTTCCGCAGCATTTCCCGTTTGTTCCGGAAGCTATTCCTGAAGCCCGAGCGAGACGATGACGATCTACTGGAGCCGGTGAGGCTGTATAGCGCTTATGCCCAGCTCTTTGAAGAACACCGGCAGCTGACGGCCTCACCAGCCGGGGAACCGGCGCCTGAAGTCGAAGCAGCCTCTGACCGGCTGACCGGCGACGCGATGTCCGCAGCCGCCGAGAAGGCGGTCACGCAGCTCGTCCATTTGAACCGGAGACAACGGGAGACGGTGCGCAACACGCTGATTATCGCAGCAATATCGGTACAGGCCTGCTGCTTTCAAGCGCTGGCAAGACAGTACTTTCACGCCTCGCTTTTTCTGGATTTCTGA
- a CDS encoding hemolysin family protein, with the protein MGIGVSLTLVAILIVLTAFFVATEFAMVRLRGSRISQLVLEGRKNALAVQQVAANLDGYLSACQLGITITALGIGALAEPAFEELLYPFFHWAGIGSEASHVISFIMAFFIATFLHVVIGELAPKTAAINKAEEFSLLTAKPIIWFYRILYPLIWLLNGSANILVRLFGMKPASEHEEAHSEEEIRLILSESYESGKINKAEYGYVNRIFAFDEMLARDIMVPRTDMVCLYTNLSLRENLDIIRREQYTRFPVAQENKDNIIGMVNTKQLYLEYDNNTDFDFAKLIHPVLTVSEVTPVKTLLTRMQRERVHIALLLDEYGGTSGLITIEDILEEIVGEIRDEFDEDERRNIEKLGETRYLLDGTVSLPDVRELIGLDLEDDEITTIGGWVYSHLEEPAVGKQIAHGDSLLTVREMNRHRVRRVEVELNINNERESAEVTQP; encoded by the coding sequence ATGGGTATAGGAGTCAGTTTGACGTTGGTGGCGATTTTGATTGTGTTAACCGCTTTTTTTGTGGCGACGGAATTTGCCATGGTGCGGCTTCGGGGAAGCCGGATCAGCCAGCTTGTCCTGGAAGGACGCAAGAACGCATTAGCCGTACAGCAGGTGGCCGCTAATCTGGACGGATATTTATCCGCCTGCCAGCTGGGCATCACGATTACCGCGCTGGGTATCGGTGCTCTGGCGGAACCCGCTTTTGAAGAGCTGCTCTATCCGTTCTTCCACTGGGCCGGCATCGGCTCCGAGGCAAGCCATGTCATTTCGTTCATAATGGCGTTCTTCATCGCAACATTCCTGCATGTCGTTATCGGGGAGCTTGCTCCGAAGACCGCCGCCATCAATAAAGCTGAAGAATTCAGTCTGCTCACCGCCAAGCCGATTATCTGGTTCTACCGCATCCTGTATCCTTTGATCTGGCTGCTTAACGGTTCCGCCAATATACTGGTCCGTCTCTTCGGCATGAAGCCTGCAAGCGAGCATGAGGAAGCGCACTCCGAAGAGGAGATTCGTCTGATTCTGTCCGAGAGCTATGAGAGCGGCAAAATCAACAAGGCCGAGTATGGCTATGTTAACCGGATCTTCGCCTTCGACGAAATGCTGGCCCGCGATATCATGGTGCCGCGTACCGATATGGTCTGTCTCTACACGAACCTGTCTCTCCGCGAGAATCTGGATATCATCCGCAGAGAGCAGTATACCCGCTTCCCGGTTGCCCAGGAGAACAAAGACAATATTATCGGTATGGTCAATACGAAGCAGCTGTATCTGGAGTATGACAACAACACGGATTTTGACTTCGCGAAGCTGATTCATCCCGTGCTTACCGTCTCCGAGGTTACGCCGGTGAAGACACTGCTGACCCGCATGCAGCGTGAACGGGTGCACATCGCCCTGCTGCTCGACGAGTATGGCGGTACTTCCGGCCTGATCACGATCGAAGATATCCTTGAGGAAATTGTCGGCGAAATCCGCGACGAATTCGACGAGGACGAACGCCGCAACATCGAGAAGCTGGGAGAAACCCGCTACTTGCTGGACGGAACTGTGTCACTCCCCGATGTGCGGGAGCTTATCGGACTCGATCTGGAAGATGATGAGATTACCACGATCGGCGGCTGGGTGTACAGCCATCTGGAAGAGCCTGCCGTCGGCAAACAGATCGCACACGGCGATTCCCTGCTGACCGTCCGGGAAATGAACCGGCACCGTGTACGCAGAGTCGAAGTCGAGCTGAATATAAACAATGAGCGCGAAAGTGCGGAAGTCACGCAGCCTTAA
- a CDS encoding GNAT family N-acetyltransferase, with product MYKMNQNETLHNIEITIRELVPEDADTLLQLQLALDHESSYMMLEPGERQSDANRTREIIAGFAGDPYGRSILLGAEAGGELAGYVSARGGNANRNRHSAYLVLGVRNDFQGRGIGGALLRRLETWAAEAGLVRLELTVMTHNERAVSLYRKHGFDIEGTKLRSLRVDGNWVNEYYMGKIIADT from the coding sequence ATGTACAAAATGAATCAGAATGAGACGTTGCACAATATCGAAATTACCATCCGCGAGCTTGTTCCCGAAGACGCCGACACGCTTCTTCAGCTCCAGCTGGCATTGGACCACGAGAGCTCGTACATGATGCTTGAGCCCGGTGAACGCCAGTCGGATGCGAATCGCACCCGGGAGATCATCGCCGGCTTCGCGGGCGATCCATACGGCCGCTCGATCCTGCTCGGCGCCGAGGCAGGAGGCGAATTGGCCGGGTATGTCTCGGCGAGAGGCGGCAACGCCAACCGGAACCGGCACAGCGCCTATCTGGTGCTGGGCGTACGGAATGACTTTCAGGGCCGGGGGATCGGAGGGGCTTTGCTCCGGAGGCTTGAGACCTGGGCTGCCGAGGCCGGTCTGGTCCGGCTGGAGCTAACCGTCATGACGCATAACGAGCGGGCTGTCAGCCTTTACCGAAAGCACGGGTTTGACATTGAAGGGACCAAGTTACGCTCGCTGCGCGTAGACGGCAATTGGGTGAATGAATACTATATGGGCAAAATCATCGCCGACACCTAG
- a CDS encoding TrkH family potassium uptake protein — MFNLLLKRLRLTPPKILSLGFIILIAIGTVLLALPISSQEGHMSWIDALFMATSATCVTGLAVVDTGTGLSTFGQLVLLVLFQLGGLGFVTMATLITLVLNRKISLKERLLLQESMNQNSMQGIVRLIRRVLIYSVVIQLSGALVLALRFLKDMSAGKAVYYGIFHSISIFNNAGFDLFGDVHGPFSGLTRYAEDPVVNITAMLLIFLGGIGFIVLSDLVDFTKRRRLTLHSKVVLTTSAFLIGAGALFFFWLEVYHSLKPLHTGGKIMASFLQALTPRSGGVTTLDIQALRESSQFLIIVLMFIGAAPGSTGGGIKVTTFALLLAAVYSRIRGREDVVLFRNRLSKDNVYRAITMTLLSLLLVVAATMLLSITEQADFLAVLFEAVSAFGTSGLTMGLTPELTEAGKILIVILMFVGRTGPLTLAYAIRPKKDKQLYRHPEGQIMIG; from the coding sequence ATGTTCAATTTGCTGCTAAAGAGGCTTCGGCTGACGCCTCCCAAAATTTTATCGCTCGGGTTCATCATCCTGATCGCCATAGGTACGGTCCTGCTCGCCCTGCCCATATCCTCTCAGGAGGGGCATATGTCGTGGATCGATGCGTTGTTCATGGCGACCTCTGCGACCTGCGTGACCGGACTTGCCGTAGTCGACACCGGAACCGGTCTATCCACCTTCGGACAGCTCGTTCTTCTGGTGCTGTTCCAGTTGGGCGGACTCGGCTTCGTGACGATGGCGACGCTGATTACGCTTGTGCTGAACCGGAAAATTTCACTGAAAGAAAGACTTCTGCTCCAGGAATCGATGAACCAAAACTCCATGCAGGGCATCGTCCGCCTGATCCGCCGGGTACTTATCTACTCGGTCGTTATCCAGCTTTCAGGCGCGCTTGTGCTGGCGCTGCGCTTCCTGAAGGACATGTCCGCCGGAAAGGCCGTGTACTACGGCATCTTCCACAGCATCTCCATCTTTAATAATGCAGGCTTCGACCTGTTCGGCGATGTGCATGGCCCGTTCAGCGGCCTTACCCGATATGCGGAAGATCCTGTCGTCAATATTACAGCCATGCTGTTGATCTTCCTAGGAGGCATCGGCTTCATCGTGCTGTCCGATCTTGTCGATTTTACGAAACGCAGACGACTGACGCTGCATTCCAAGGTAGTCCTGACGACTTCGGCGTTTCTGATCGGAGCTGGCGCGCTGTTCTTCTTCTGGCTGGAGGTCTACCATTCGCTTAAACCGCTGCATACGGGCGGTAAAATCATGGCCTCGTTCCTGCAAGCACTCACGCCCCGTTCAGGCGGCGTGACCACGCTTGATATCCAGGCGCTTCGGGAATCCAGCCAGTTCCTGATTATTGTGCTGATGTTCATCGGAGCGGCGCCGGGCTCCACGGGCGGCGGCATCAAAGTGACGACGTTCGCCCTGCTGCTCGCCGCCGTCTATTCCCGGATTCGGGGCAGAGAAGATGTCGTGCTGTTCCGCAACCGCCTTTCCAAAGACAATGTGTACCGCGCCATAACGATGACGCTCTTGTCCCTGCTTCTGGTCGTTGCGGCTACCATGTTACTGTCCATTACCGAACAAGCTGATTTTCTTGCCGTGCTGTTTGAAGCCGTATCGGCCTTCGGCACATCCGGATTGACGATGGGTCTTACACCCGAATTGACCGAGGCAGGCAAAATCCTCATCGTCATCCTCATGTTCGTGGGACGAACAGGACCCTTGACCCTGGCTTACGCGATCCGGCCGAAGAAGGACAAGCAGCTCTACCGGCATCCTGAAGGGCAAATCATGATCGGTTAA
- a CDS encoding aminopeptidase: MIDFNAKLSKYAELAVKIGVNIQPGQALVINAPTGSAEFVRIIASKAYEAGASQVKVNWSDEGIARLLFEHADPEVFTKEPVWYAGELTEFAENGAAVLAVIAEDPDALKGIEQSRITAYQKSRSKALSKYREFVMSDKISWSIVAIPSQAWADKVFPDVPAEERVNKLWEAIFHTVRLDREDPVAAWQEHLDTLEAKAAVLNAKKYKKLHYIAPGTDLTIELPEGHVWAQGDSINAKGHTFVANMPTEEVFTAPLKTGVNGKVSSTKPLSYGGNVIDGFTLTFENGRIVSVTAREGQETLEQLISLDEGAKYLGEVALVPHQSPISESNILYYNTLFDENASNHLAIGSAYAFCIEGGKSMSKEELAERGLNDSLTHVDFMIGSSEMNIYGVTADGTEEQVFVNGNWAF; this comes from the coding sequence ATGATCGATTTTAACGCAAAACTCTCCAAATACGCCGAACTGGCTGTCAAAATCGGCGTAAATATTCAGCCGGGCCAGGCATTGGTCATCAATGCGCCCACAGGCTCCGCGGAATTCGTCCGCATCATCGCATCCAAGGCTTATGAAGCAGGCGCAAGCCAGGTCAAGGTCAACTGGAGCGACGAAGGAATTGCCCGTCTGCTGTTCGAACACGCTGACCCGGAGGTGTTCACGAAGGAACCGGTCTGGTATGCCGGCGAGCTGACTGAATTCGCGGAGAACGGCGCCGCCGTCCTTGCCGTCATCGCTGAGGACCCGGACGCATTAAAGGGCATCGAGCAATCCCGGATAACGGCCTACCAGAAGTCCCGGAGCAAGGCGCTAAGCAAATACCGGGAGTTCGTTATGTCCGACAAAATCAGCTGGAGCATCGTGGCTATTCCTTCCCAGGCATGGGCAGACAAGGTATTCCCGGACGTTCCGGCAGAAGAGCGCGTAAACAAGCTGTGGGAAGCCATCTTCCACACCGTGCGGTTGGACCGCGAGGACCCGGTTGCAGCCTGGCAGGAGCATCTGGACACGCTGGAAGCCAAAGCAGCGGTGCTGAACGCGAAGAAGTACAAGAAGCTTCATTACATAGCTCCTGGCACAGACCTTACGATCGAGCTGCCTGAAGGACATGTGTGGGCACAGGGCGACAGCATCAACGCCAAAGGCCACACCTTCGTCGCCAACATGCCGACGGAAGAAGTGTTCACCGCTCCGCTGAAGACTGGCGTCAACGGCAAGGTTAGCAGTACGAAGCCGCTCAGTTACGGCGGCAATGTCATCGACGGCTTCACGCTGACGTTCGAGAACGGACGGATTGTGTCGGTGACGGCCCGGGAAGGACAGGAAACGCTGGAGCAGCTGATTTCACTTGACGAAGGCGCCAAATATCTGGGCGAGGTCGCTTTGGTTCCCCATCAATCCCCGATTTCGGAATCCAATATTTTGTATTACAACACGCTGTTCGATGAGAATGCCTCCAACCATCTCGCAATCGGCAGCGCCTATGCCTTCTGTATTGAAGGCGGCAAGAGCATGTCTAAAGAGGAACTGGCGGAACGCGGCCTTAACGACAGCCTGACGCATGTCGACTTCATGATCGGTTCGTCCGAGATGAATATCTATGGCGTTACGGCTGACGGAACCGAAGAACAAGTCTTTGTGAATGGAAACTGGGCGTTCTAA
- a CDS encoding aminopeptidase, which translates to MEFKQKLENYALLAVKIGVNIQPGQKLVINADIAAAELVRLVVRNAYESGATLVKVNWNDEVVTRTRYDLAPEESFLEPPTRHAEEMEELALNNACFLTIISADPDLLKGVDPARVANNQRVTAKAMAGYRKQLMGNHASWSGIAFPSASWAAKVFPDAPENEQVSLLWDAIFRAVRADQEDPLEAWQLHLDGLKRRCDRLNARKYRKLHYTAPGTDLTLELPEGHIWCQAGAVNGRGVPFLANIPTEEVFTVAHRDGTNGTVSSTKPLSYAGNVIDRFTLTFKDGKVTDYTAEIGQDQLEKLFAMDEGARSLGEVALVPHRSPISESGILFFTTLFDENASCHLALGASYPFTLEGGTAMTKEELVERGMNQSLIHVDFMMGSPEMNIDGITEDGSVEPIFVGGGWAD; encoded by the coding sequence ATGGAATTCAAGCAAAAACTGGAGAACTACGCACTGCTTGCCGTCAAGATTGGTGTTAACATTCAACCCGGCCAAAAGCTGGTGATCAATGCCGATATTGCTGCGGCCGAACTGGTACGCCTCGTTGTCCGCAATGCATACGAGTCCGGAGCAACTCTGGTCAAGGTTAACTGGAACGATGAAGTCGTGACCAGAACACGTTACGACCTGGCTCCGGAAGAGTCCTTCCTCGAACCTCCAACACGCCACGCGGAGGAAATGGAAGAGCTGGCGCTGAACAACGCCTGCTTCCTAACGATCATATCAGCCGATCCGGATCTGCTGAAGGGAGTCGATCCCGCCCGGGTCGCCAACAATCAGCGTGTAACAGCCAAAGCTATGGCTGGTTACCGCAAGCAGCTCATGGGCAACCATGCCAGCTGGAGCGGCATCGCCTTCCCTTCGGCTTCATGGGCAGCCAAGGTGTTCCCGGACGCTCCGGAGAATGAACAGGTTAGCCTCCTGTGGGATGCGATCTTCCGCGCCGTCCGGGCGGATCAGGAAGACCCGCTTGAAGCTTGGCAGCTTCATCTGGACGGCTTGAAGCGACGCTGCGACCGGCTCAACGCGCGCAAATACCGCAAGCTTCACTATACCGCACCGGGAACGGATCTTACGCTGGAGCTTCCCGAAGGCCATATCTGGTGCCAGGCCGGTGCGGTCAACGGCCGCGGTGTTCCATTCCTCGCCAACATTCCAACGGAGGAAGTCTTTACGGTCGCTCATCGCGACGGTACGAACGGGACGGTCAGCAGCACGAAGCCGCTCAGCTATGCGGGGAACGTGATTGACCGCTTCACCCTGACCTTCAAGGACGGCAAGGTTACCGACTATACGGCCGAAATCGGCCAGGATCAGCTGGAGAAGCTGTTCGCGATGGATGAAGGCGCACGTTCTTTGGGTGAGGTTGCCCTTGTCCCCCATCGCTCCCCGATTTCGGAGAGCGGCATTCTGTTCTTCACCACCTTGTTCGACGAGAACGCATCCTGTCATCTGGCGCTCGGCGCCTCCTATCCGTTCACGCTGGAAGGCGGAACGGCGATGACCAAGGAAGAGCTTGTGGAACGCGGCATGAACCAGAGCCTTATCCATGTTGACTTCATGATGGGCTCGCCCGAGATGAACATCGACGGCATTACCGAGGACGGCAGCGTAGAGCCGATCTTCGTTGGCGGCGGCTGGGCAGACTAG